In Saccharothrix syringae, the following are encoded in one genomic region:
- a CDS encoding AfsR/SARP family transcriptional regulator produces the protein MEVEFRLLDGVRAQSNGRRLELGHSRQRCVLAALLVDAGRVVPAERLVARVWDDRPPARVRSVLRSYLSRLRRSLTPAGTAITHRDGGYLLDAPVEAVDVHRFRALAGRARAEGDDERALELVERALALWGPEALAGIDGPWAAGVRQVWEAERATAEAHRVDLALRLGRHAELLAELPARAARHPLDERLAGQLMLALHRAGRSADALAHYRRTRALLVAELGVEPGAELRQRHQDILTGANARSTAHPAGHSAAQPATRPRSRSASRPRPETQLRRQSQPESQLRQQSQLGSRLQAQSQPESQPGLGSLPPHPIPRRLPPAPATFTGRERELAALTAALTGGEHTPIAVLTGGGGLGKSWLALRWAHRHLDRFPDGQLHVDLRGFDPVADPVPPQAAARSFLDALGVAPQSAPADPEAQLALFRDLTADRRLLVVLDNARDTAQVTPLLPGGPRCAVLITSRHRLTGLIAAHGATPVPLDLLPPDQAEALLTAHLGADRVAAEPDAAAALRAHCAGLPLALGILAARARTHPNLPLAALVDELDDASTRLDALDTGELPTTLRAVFTASTRALTPAAAALFALLGHIPGRDVDARAAAALADLPTARTRQALRELQDAHLVDQRTPGRHGMHDLVRLHAAEQAGAEVEAALRRLFDHYCHAASVAAHAFAPAEAHRRPPVPPPVGPEVGFDSYEQARGWLDAERATLLAVAERGAPHHAAHLSRTLFRYLDSTAHFHDALALHTTAVAATGGRDGYALCWQASALSRLGRYDEAHELCRRVAELARSAGDPVLEGIALITLGHGCRRNGHDDRALEKYRSAVAAARRNGHRHSEGIALVNLGTTHREHARYDEARECLARAARIAQEVQDRGLGSVALGCLGSLHHDLGDLERARDLHHRALGLARDGVLYALEVDALNSLGRVVHAADGPAAAVGHFRRALDLARRAGYRSEEARAREGLADALRELERGAPHGS, from the coding sequence GTGGAGGTCGAGTTCCGGTTGCTCGACGGGGTGCGGGCCCAGTCGAACGGCCGGCGGCTGGAGCTGGGGCACTCCCGCCAGCGGTGCGTGCTGGCGGCGCTGCTGGTGGACGCCGGCCGGGTGGTGCCCGCGGAACGCCTGGTGGCACGGGTGTGGGACGACCGGCCGCCGGCGCGGGTGCGCTCGGTGCTGCGCAGCTACCTGTCACGCCTGCGGCGGTCGCTGACCCCGGCGGGCACGGCGATCACCCACCGGGACGGCGGCTACCTGCTGGACGCGCCGGTCGAGGCGGTGGACGTGCACCGGTTCCGGGCGCTGGCGGGTCGGGCGCGGGCCGAGGGGGACGACGAGCGGGCGCTGGAACTGGTCGAGCGGGCACTGGCGCTGTGGGGCCCGGAGGCACTGGCCGGCATCGACGGCCCGTGGGCGGCCGGGGTGCGGCAGGTGTGGGAGGCCGAGCGGGCGACCGCCGAGGCCCACCGGGTCGACCTGGCGCTGCGGTTGGGGCGGCACGCCGAGCTGCTGGCCGAACTCCCGGCGCGGGCGGCCCGGCACCCGCTGGACGAGCGGTTGGCCGGGCAGCTCATGCTCGCGCTGCACCGGGCCGGGCGCTCGGCCGACGCGTTGGCGCACTACCGGCGGACCAGGGCGCTGCTGGTGGCGGAGCTGGGGGTGGAGCCCGGAGCGGAGCTGCGGCAGCGCCACCAGGACATCCTCACCGGTGCGAACGCCCGCTCCACCGCTCACCCCGCTGGCCACTCCGCCGCCCAACCCGCCACACGACCACGTTCACGATCCGCGTCGCGCCCACGGCCCGAAACGCAACTACGGCGGCAATCGCAACCTGAATCGCAACTGCGGCAGCAGTCGCAACTCGGGTCGCGACTACAGGCCCAATCGCAACCCGAGTCGCAACCAGGGCTCGGGTCGCTACCGCCCCACCCCATCCCGCGCCGCCTCCCACCGGCACCGGCCACCTTCACCGGTCGCGAGCGGGAGCTGGCCGCGCTGACCGCCGCCCTGACCGGTGGCGAGCACACCCCGATCGCGGTGCTGACCGGTGGCGGCGGGCTGGGCAAGTCGTGGTTGGCGCTGCGCTGGGCGCACCGCCACCTCGACCGGTTCCCCGACGGCCAGTTGCACGTGGACCTGCGCGGCTTCGACCCGGTCGCCGACCCGGTGCCCCCGCAGGCCGCCGCCCGCTCCTTCCTCGACGCGCTCGGCGTGGCGCCGCAGTCCGCACCCGCCGACCCGGAGGCGCAACTGGCGCTGTTCCGCGACCTGACCGCCGACCGGCGGCTGCTGGTCGTGCTGGACAACGCCCGCGACACCGCCCAGGTGACCCCGCTGCTGCCCGGCGGCCCCCGCTGCGCCGTCCTGATCACCAGCCGCCACCGGCTCACCGGGCTCATCGCCGCCCACGGGGCCACGCCCGTCCCACTCGACCTGCTTCCCCCCGACCAGGCCGAGGCGCTGCTGACCGCCCACCTGGGCGCGGACCGGGTTGCCGCCGAACCCGACGCCGCCGCCGCGCTGCGGGCGCACTGCGCGGGCCTGCCCCTGGCCCTGGGCATCCTGGCCGCCCGCGCCCGCACGCACCCCAACCTCCCGCTGGCCGCGCTGGTCGACGAGCTCGACGACGCCTCGACGCGCCTGGACGCCCTGGACACCGGCGAGCTGCCCACCACCCTGCGCGCGGTGTTCACCGCCTCCACCCGCGCCCTGACGCCCGCCGCCGCGGCCCTGTTCGCCCTGCTCGGGCACATCCCCGGCCGGGACGTCGACGCCCGCGCCGCGGCCGCCCTGGCCGACCTGCCCACCGCCCGCACCCGCCAGGCGCTGCGCGAGCTCCAGGACGCCCACCTGGTCGACCAGCGCACCCCGGGCCGCCACGGCATGCACGACCTGGTCCGCCTGCACGCCGCCGAGCAGGCCGGCGCCGAAGTCGAAGCGGCCCTGCGGCGCCTGTTCGACCACTACTGCCACGCCGCGTCCGTCGCCGCCCACGCCTTCGCCCCGGCCGAGGCGCACCGGCGCCCGCCCGTGCCGCCGCCGGTCGGTCCCGAGGTCGGGTTCGACTCCTACGAGCAGGCGCGGGGCTGGCTGGACGCCGAACGCGCCACCCTGCTGGCCGTGGCCGAACGCGGTGCGCCGCACCACGCCGCGCACCTGTCCCGGACCCTGTTCCGCTACCTGGACTCCACCGCCCACTTCCACGACGCCCTGGCCCTGCACACGACCGCGGTCGCCGCCACCGGCGGCCGGGACGGCTACGCCCTGTGCTGGCAGGCGTCGGCGCTGTCCCGGTTGGGGCGCTACGACGAGGCGCACGAGCTGTGCCGGCGCGTCGCCGAACTGGCCCGCTCGGCCGGCGACCCGGTCCTGGAGGGCATCGCGCTGATCACGTTAGGGCACGGGTGCCGGCGCAACGGCCACGACGACCGGGCGCTGGAGAAGTACCGGAGCGCCGTCGCGGCGGCCCGCCGCAACGGCCACCGCCACAGCGAGGGCATCGCGCTGGTCAACCTCGGCACGACCCACCGCGAGCACGCGCGGTACGACGAGGCGCGCGAGTGCCTGGCGCGGGCCGCCCGCATCGCCCAGGAGGTGCAGGACCGGGGCCTGGGCTCGGTGGCGCTGGGCTGCCTCGGCTCGCTGCACCACGACCTCGGCGACCTGGAGCGCGCCCGCGACCTCCACCACCGCGCGCTGGGCCTGGCCAGGGACGGCGTGCTGTACGCGCTGGAGGTCGACGCGCTGAACTCGCTGGGCCGGGTCGTGCACGCGGCGGACGGGCCGGCGGCCGCGGTCGGGCACTTCCGGCGGGCCCTGGACCTGGCCCGCCGCGCCGGGTACCGGTCGGAGGAGGCCAGGGCCCGAGAGGGGTTGGCCGACGCGCTGCGCGAGCTCGAACGCGGCGCGCCGCACGGGAGCTGA
- a CDS encoding cytochrome P450, whose protein sequence is MTTTEPRPYPFSTPERLDPEPLFAELRERQPLVRVRLPYGEPGWLATRYEDVKVVLGDPRFSRAAATGRDEPRTRLHQAPPGNIMSLDPPEHSRLRRLVTKAFTARRVEQLRPWTRRIADGLVDAMLAKGSPADLVEDFALPLPITVICELLGVPYEDRVDFRVWSDAFLSTTKFTPAEVVEHVGRLREYMAGLVAARREAPTDDLIGALVVARDEEDRLSEDELLSLAEGLLVAGHETTASQIPNFAYVLLTHPEQWELLRADPDLVPRAVEELMRFVPLGLGAGIARYALEDVELGGVLVRAGEPVLPVLNSANRDGSVYPDPDRLDLRRQGASHVGFGHGPHHCLGAPLARMELQVALDVLLRRLPGLRLAEGEDENGGIGGSGGIGGIEWKDGLATRGPARLPVAWD, encoded by the coding sequence ATGACCACCACCGAGCCCAGGCCCTACCCGTTCAGCACGCCGGAGCGGCTGGACCCCGAGCCGCTGTTCGCCGAGCTGCGCGAGCGGCAGCCGCTGGTCCGCGTCCGGCTGCCCTACGGCGAACCCGGCTGGCTGGCCACCCGGTACGAGGACGTGAAGGTCGTCCTGGGCGACCCGAGGTTCAGCCGGGCGGCCGCGACCGGCCGCGACGAGCCGCGCACGCGGCTGCACCAGGCGCCGCCCGGCAACATCATGAGCCTGGACCCGCCCGAGCACAGCAGGCTGCGCCGGCTGGTCACCAAGGCGTTCACCGCGCGCCGGGTCGAGCAGCTGCGCCCGTGGACCCGGCGGATCGCCGACGGTCTGGTCGACGCGATGCTGGCCAAGGGCTCGCCCGCCGACCTCGTCGAGGACTTCGCCCTGCCGCTGCCGATCACAGTCATCTGCGAGCTGCTGGGCGTGCCCTACGAGGACCGCGTCGACTTCCGCGTGTGGTCGGACGCGTTCCTGTCCACCACGAAGTTCACGCCGGCGGAGGTGGTGGAGCACGTCGGGCGGCTGCGGGAGTACATGGCCGGCCTGGTCGCCGCCCGCCGCGAGGCGCCGACGGACGACCTGATCGGCGCCCTCGTCGTCGCGCGCGACGAGGAGGACCGGTTGTCCGAGGACGAGTTGCTGTCGCTGGCCGAGGGGCTGCTGGTCGCCGGGCACGAGACGACCGCGTCGCAGATCCCCAACTTCGCGTACGTGCTGCTGACCCACCCCGAGCAGTGGGAGCTGCTGCGCGCGGACCCCGACCTGGTGCCGCGGGCGGTGGAGGAGCTGATGCGCTTCGTGCCGCTCGGGCTCGGCGCGGGCATCGCGCGGTACGCGCTGGAGGACGTCGAGCTGGGCGGTGTGCTGGTGCGGGCGGGTGAACCGGTGCTGCCGGTGCTGAACTCGGCCAACCGGGACGGTTCGGTGTACCCCGACCCGGACCGGCTGGACCTGCGGCGGCAGGGCGCGTCCCACGTCGGGTTCGGGCACGGGCCGCACCACTGCCTGGGTGCTCCGCTGGCGCGGATGGAGTTGCAGGTGGCGTTGGACGTGTTGTTGCGGCGGTTGCCCGGGTTGCGGTTGGCGGAGGGGGAGGACGAGAACGGCGGGATCGGTGGGAGCGGTGGGATCGGCGGCATCGAGTGGAAGGACGGGCTGGCCACGCGGGGGCCGGCGCGTTTGCCGGTCGCCTGGGACTGA
- a CDS encoding LysR family transcriptional regulator — protein MLDARRLRLLHDLSRLGTIAAVAQAHAYTPSAVSQQLAALEREAGLPLLERTGRRVTLTAAGRVLVGHAEVVLAALERTSAALAEMAGGVTGPLRIGAFPSAVRTLLPPALVALGREHPGLELMVTELDPVAVPAALREHRLDVGLLHDYDVVPIAPDPVLDGVPLLEETVFLAVPEGTPDGGGDPLRAVRDAPWVLASPGTLCHTATAHLCRAAGFRPRARHHADDFSTVLALVAADQGVSLVPRLAAVDPPAGVRLVPLPTRRRTRIAYRRGAAGHPAVAACSAALRAAAEGLFES, from the coding sequence ATGCTCGACGCCCGCCGCCTGCGGCTGCTGCACGACCTGTCCCGGCTGGGCACCATCGCCGCCGTGGCGCAGGCCCACGCCTACACGCCCTCGGCGGTCTCCCAGCAGCTGGCCGCGCTGGAGCGGGAGGCGGGGCTCCCGCTGCTGGAGCGCACCGGGCGGCGCGTCACCCTGACCGCGGCGGGACGGGTGCTCGTGGGGCACGCCGAGGTGGTGCTGGCGGCGTTGGAGCGCACGTCGGCCGCGCTGGCCGAGATGGCGGGCGGCGTGACCGGCCCGCTGCGCATCGGCGCCTTCCCCAGCGCCGTGCGCACGCTGCTGCCGCCCGCGCTGGTCGCGCTGGGGCGCGAGCACCCCGGGCTGGAGCTGATGGTGACCGAGCTGGACCCGGTCGCGGTGCCGGCGGCGCTGCGCGAGCACCGGCTCGACGTCGGACTGCTGCACGACTACGACGTCGTGCCGATCGCGCCGGACCCGGTGCTGGACGGCGTGCCGCTGCTGGAGGAGACCGTGTTCCTCGCGGTGCCCGAGGGCACGCCGGACGGCGGCGGCGACCCGCTGCGGGCGGTCCGGGACGCCCCGTGGGTCCTGGCGAGCCCCGGCACCCTCTGCCACACCGCGACCGCGCACCTGTGCCGCGCCGCCGGGTTCCGGCCCAGGGCCCGCCACCACGCCGACGACTTCAGCACGGTGCTCGCCCTGGTGGCCGCCGACCAGGGCGTGTCGCTGGTGCCCCGGTTGGCGGCCGTGGACCCGCCCGCCGGCGTGCGCCTGGTGCCGCTGCCGACCCGCAGGCGCACCCGCATCGCCTACCGGCGCGGCGCGGCCGGGCACCCGGCGGTGGCCGCCTGCTCGGCCGCGCTCCGCGCGGCGGCGGAAGGCTTGTTCGAGAGCTGA
- a CDS encoding dihydrodipicolinate synthase family protein: MTLSGVLVPLITPFDAAGAVARDALEALANEVLDDGAAGLVALGTTAEPTSLNTVERHLVLDVLLGVCRERSAALLVGASTPDALAELRGRPGVTAAMSTVPPFVRPGEDGVVAHFAALAAASPVPLVVYHVPHRTGQHLSAGTLRRLAAVDGVVGVKYAAGLDADAVDLLADPPAGFALLGGDDVVISPLLALGAHGGILASAHFATARFVELVDAWHADDAGRGRALGHRLAPLSAAVFAEPNPVVVKAVLHAQGRIPTPAVRLPLLAAGPGSTREALRQVERVTPVAA, encoded by the coding sequence ATGACCCTCTCCGGTGTGCTCGTCCCGCTGATCACCCCCTTCGACGCCGCGGGCGCGGTGGCCCGCGACGCGCTGGAAGCCCTGGCCAACGAGGTGCTGGACGACGGCGCGGCGGGCCTGGTGGCCCTGGGCACCACCGCCGAACCGACGTCGCTGAACACCGTCGAGCGGCACCTCGTCCTGGACGTGCTGCTCGGCGTGTGCCGGGAGCGCTCGGCCGCGCTGCTGGTCGGCGCCTCCACCCCGGACGCGCTGGCGGAGCTGCGCGGCAGGCCCGGGGTGACCGCGGCGATGAGCACGGTGCCGCCGTTCGTGCGGCCGGGCGAGGACGGCGTCGTGGCGCACTTCGCGGCGCTCGCCGCGGCCTCCCCCGTCCCGCTCGTGGTCTACCACGTGCCCCACCGCACCGGGCAGCACCTGTCCGCCGGCACCCTCCGGCGGCTGGCCGCCGTCGACGGCGTGGTGGGCGTCAAGTACGCCGCCGGGCTCGACGCCGACGCGGTCGACCTGCTGGCGGACCCGCCGGCCGGCTTCGCCCTGCTGGGCGGCGACGACGTGGTCATCTCGCCCCTGCTGGCCCTGGGCGCGCACGGCGGCATCCTGGCCTCCGCTCACTTCGCGACCGCGCGGTTCGTCGAACTGGTGGACGCCTGGCACGCCGACGACGCCGGCCGGGGCCGCGCCCTGGGGCACCGGCTCGCACCGCTGTCGGCCGCGGTGTTCGCCGAGCCCAACCCCGTGGTGGTCAAGGCGGTGCTGCACGCGCAGGGGCGCATCCCCACGCCGGCCGTCCGGTTGCCGCTGCTGGCCGCCGGGCCCGGGAGCACGCGGGAGGCGTTGCGGCAGGTCGAGCGCGTGACCCCGGTCGCCGCGTGA
- the rhaI gene encoding L-rhamnose isomerase, translated as MATFDDIADALARQAIELPSWAFGNSGTRFKVFAQPGVPRTVEEKLADAAKVHALTGLAPSVALHIPWDRVDDFAKLRAHAEDLGVRLGTINTNTFQDDDYKFGSLTHVDERVRAKAIAHMHECVDIMDVTGSRDLKVWLPDGTNYPGQGDLRDRQDRLADSLARVYARLGDHQRLVLEYKFFEPAFYATDVPDWGTAYAHCVALGERAVVCLDTGHHAPGTNIEFIVTQLLRLGRLGAFDFNSRFYADDDLIVGAADPFQLFRILFEVVRGGGYDEGSGVAFMLDQCHNVEDKIPGQVRSVLNVQEMTARALLVDRDALAAAERAGDVLGANEVFMDAFYTDVRADLADWRASRGLPADPMRAYRDSGYAERIVAERVGGSQAGWGA; from the coding sequence GTGGCGACCTTCGACGACATCGCCGACGCGCTCGCGCGGCAGGCGATCGAGCTGCCCTCGTGGGCGTTCGGCAACTCGGGCACGCGGTTCAAGGTGTTCGCGCAGCCCGGGGTGCCGCGGACGGTGGAGGAGAAGCTCGCCGACGCGGCGAAGGTGCACGCGCTGACCGGGCTGGCCCCGTCGGTGGCGCTGCACATCCCCTGGGACCGGGTGGACGACTTCGCCAAGCTGCGCGCGCACGCCGAAGACCTGGGTGTGCGGCTGGGCACGATCAACACCAACACGTTCCAGGACGACGACTACAAGTTCGGCAGCCTGACGCACGTCGACGAGCGGGTGCGCGCCAAGGCGATCGCGCACATGCACGAGTGCGTGGACATCATGGACGTGACCGGAAGCCGGGACCTGAAGGTGTGGCTGCCGGACGGCACCAACTACCCCGGCCAGGGCGACCTGCGGGACCGGCAGGACCGCCTGGCCGACTCGCTGGCGCGGGTCTACGCCCGGCTGGGCGACCACCAGCGGCTGGTGCTGGAGTACAAGTTCTTCGAGCCGGCGTTCTACGCCACCGACGTGCCGGACTGGGGCACGGCGTACGCGCACTGCGTGGCTTTGGGCGAGCGGGCGGTGGTGTGCCTGGACACCGGGCACCACGCGCCGGGCACCAACATCGAGTTCATCGTGACGCAACTGCTGCGCCTGGGGCGGTTGGGCGCGTTCGACTTCAACTCGCGCTTCTACGCCGACGACGACCTGATCGTGGGCGCCGCGGACCCGTTCCAGCTCTTCCGCATCCTGTTCGAGGTGGTGCGCGGCGGCGGGTACGACGAGGGCAGCGGGGTGGCGTTCATGCTCGACCAGTGCCACAACGTGGAGGACAAGATCCCCGGTCAGGTCCGGTCGGTGCTCAACGTGCAGGAGATGACCGCGCGGGCGCTGCTGGTGGACCGGGACGCGCTGGCCGCCGCGGAGCGGGCCGGTGACGTGCTGGGCGCGAACGAGGTGTTCATGGACGCCTTCTACACCGACGTGCGGGCGGACCTGGCCGACTGGCGTGCCAGCCGCGGCCTGCCCGCCGACCCGATGAGGGCGTACCGCGACAGCGGGTACGCGGAGCGGATCGTCGCCGAGCGGGTCGGCGGTTCCCAGGCGGGGTGGGGTGCGTGA
- a CDS encoding bifunctional aldolase/short-chain dehydrogenase, translated as MGCVNETVARLLARSNRLGADPANTNYAGGNTSAKGVGTDPVTGREVELVWVKGSGGDLGTLTEAGLAVLRLDRVRALVDVYPGVGREDGMVAAFDHCLHGRGGAAPSIDTAMHALVDAAHVDHLHPDSGIAIATAADGEELTGKIFGERVVWVPWRRPGFQLGLDVAAIKAANPRAVGTVLGGHGITAWGATSDEAEANSRWIIETARAYLDAHGKADPFGAVVPGHEPLPEAERRARAAALAPHLRAVAARDRPVVGHFTDSPAVLEFLASEKLVPLAELGTSCPDHFLRTKVKPLVLDVPPAASVEECVARLAGLHEAYRADYRAYYERHATPGSPPMRGADPAVVLVPGVGMFSYGKDKQTARVAGEFYVNAINVMRGAESVSRYSPISEAEKFRIEYWELEEAKLRRMPAPRSHAGRVALVTGAASGIGRAVARRLAAEGACVVIADLDADEARAAAEEIGSTDVAVGVRADVTDAGQVRAAVDAALLAFGGLDLVVNNAGLSISKPLLETTEADWDVQHDVMARGSFLVSQAAARVMIAQGLGGDIVYVSSKNSVFAGPDNIAYSAAKADQAHQVRLLAAELGGHGIRVNGVNPDGVVRGSGIFAGGWGAQRAAVYGVPEEELGRFYAQRTLLKREVLPEHVANAVTALTSAEFSHTTGLHVPVDAGVAAAFLR; from the coding sequence GTGGGGTGCGTGAACGAGACCGTGGCGCGGCTGCTGGCGCGTTCGAACCGGCTGGGCGCGGACCCGGCCAACACCAACTACGCGGGCGGCAACACCTCGGCCAAGGGCGTGGGCACCGACCCGGTGACGGGGCGCGAGGTCGAGCTGGTGTGGGTCAAGGGCTCCGGCGGCGACCTCGGCACGCTGACCGAGGCGGGCCTGGCCGTGCTGCGGCTGGACCGGGTGCGGGCCCTGGTGGACGTCTACCCCGGGGTGGGGCGCGAGGACGGGATGGTCGCCGCGTTCGACCACTGCCTGCACGGCCGGGGCGGTGCGGCGCCGTCGATCGACACCGCCATGCACGCCCTGGTGGACGCCGCGCACGTGGACCACCTGCACCCCGACAGCGGCATCGCCATCGCCACCGCGGCCGACGGCGAGGAGCTGACCGGGAAGATCTTCGGCGAGCGCGTGGTGTGGGTGCCGTGGCGGCGGCCGGGTTTCCAGCTCGGCCTGGACGTCGCCGCGATCAAGGCGGCCAACCCGCGGGCCGTCGGCACGGTCCTCGGCGGGCACGGCATCACCGCGTGGGGCGCGACCAGCGACGAGGCCGAGGCCAACTCGCGCTGGATCATCGAGACTGCGCGGGCATACCTGGACGCCCACGGCAAGGCCGACCCGTTCGGCGCGGTCGTGCCCGGTCACGAGCCGCTGCCCGAGGCGGAGCGGCGCGCCCGGGCCGCCGCGCTCGCGCCGCACCTGCGCGCGGTCGCCGCGCGGGACAGGCCGGTGGTCGGGCACTTCACCGACTCGCCCGCGGTGCTGGAGTTCCTGGCGTCGGAGAAGCTGGTGCCGCTGGCGGAGCTGGGCACCTCGTGCCCGGACCACTTCCTGCGCACCAAGGTCAAGCCGCTGGTGCTCGACGTGCCGCCGGCCGCTTCGGTGGAGGAGTGCGTGGCGCGGCTGGCCGGGCTGCACGAGGCGTACCGGGCGGACTACCGCGCCTACTACGAGCGGCACGCCACGCCCGGCTCGCCGCCGATGCGCGGCGCGGACCCGGCGGTCGTCCTGGTGCCCGGGGTCGGCATGTTCAGCTACGGCAAGGACAAGCAGACCGCGCGCGTGGCGGGCGAGTTCTACGTCAACGCGATCAACGTGATGCGCGGCGCGGAGTCCGTGTCGCGCTACTCCCCCATTTCCGAAGCGGAGAAGTTCCGCATCGAGTACTGGGAGCTGGAGGAGGCCAAGCTCCGGCGGATGCCCGCGCCGCGCTCGCACGCCGGCCGCGTCGCCCTGGTCACCGGTGCGGCGAGCGGCATCGGCAGGGCCGTGGCGCGCCGGCTCGCCGCCGAGGGCGCGTGCGTGGTCATCGCCGACCTGGACGCGGACGAGGCGCGGGCGGCGGCCGAGGAGATCGGGTCGACCGACGTGGCCGTGGGCGTGCGCGCCGACGTGACCGACGCCGGGCAGGTGCGGGCGGCCGTGGACGCGGCCCTGCTGGCGTTCGGCGGCCTCGACCTGGTGGTCAACAACGCGGGCCTGTCGATCTCCAAGCCGCTGCTGGAGACCACCGAGGCGGACTGGGACGTGCAGCACGACGTGATGGCGCGCGGGTCGTTCCTGGTCTCGCAGGCCGCGGCGCGCGTCATGATCGCGCAGGGGCTGGGCGGGGACATCGTCTACGTGTCGTCGAAGAACTCGGTGTTCGCCGGGCCCGACAACATCGCCTACAGCGCGGCCAAGGCCGACCAGGCCCACCAGGTCCGGCTGCTCGCGGCCGAGCTGGGCGGGCACGGCATCCGGGTCAACGGCGTCAACCCCGACGGCGTGGTGCGCGGCTCGGGCATCTTCGCCGGCGGCTGGGGCGCGCAGCGCGCGGCCGTCTACGGGGTGCCCGAGGAGGAGCTGGGGAGGTTCTACGCCCAGCGCACCCTGCTCAAGCGGGAGGTGCTGCCCGAGCACGTCGCCAACGCGGTCACCGCGCTGACCTCGGCGGAGTTCAGCCACACCACCGGGCTGCACGTGCCGGTGGACGCGGGCGTGGCAGCGGCGTTCCTGCGATGA
- a CDS encoding rhamnulokinase: MRVFGAVDLGASGGRVVAGLVDGGRVDLEVVHRFPNGARPAAGRLRWDLTGLHREVLAGLRALAAAFPGVESIGVDTWAVDYGLLDVDGRLLAEPVCHRDDRTADAVARVHALVPPEELYAVNGLQFLPFNTVYQLEAEKGSPLWARAARAVLLPDLIAYWLTGELRTEVTNASTTGLLDARTGTWSRSLHERLGIPVGLFPPLQRPGEVRGPLLPEVVAATGLPPGAVVTAVGSHDTASAVVALPASGPRFAYVSSGTWSLAGVELPAPVLTGEARLANVTNEGGVDGRTRFLRNVGGLWLLQECSRAWGFGLDAVLAEAEALPAGGPVVDVDDPAFIPPGDMPDRIAAAAVAAGHRAPASPAETVRCVLDSLAAAYARTVERVGGLAGVEVETIHVVGGGSRNALLCRLTAELSGRVVVAGPVEATALGNVLVQARAHGAVPGSLEEVRAGLARTCPTRRFTPGGG, encoded by the coding sequence ATGAGGGTGTTCGGCGCGGTCGACCTCGGCGCGTCCGGCGGCCGGGTCGTCGCGGGCCTGGTCGACGGCGGGCGGGTGGACCTGGAGGTCGTGCACCGCTTCCCCAACGGCGCCCGGCCCGCGGCCGGCCGGCTGCGCTGGGACCTGACCGGCCTGCACCGGGAGGTGCTGGCCGGCCTGCGGGCGCTCGCCGCGGCGTTCCCGGGGGTCGAGTCGATCGGCGTCGACACCTGGGCGGTCGACTACGGCCTGCTCGACGTCGACGGGCGCCTGCTGGCCGAACCGGTCTGCCACCGCGACGACCGCACCGCCGACGCGGTGGCGCGGGTGCACGCCCTGGTGCCGCCGGAGGAGCTGTACGCGGTCAACGGGTTGCAGTTCCTGCCGTTCAACACGGTGTACCAGCTGGAGGCGGAGAAGGGGTCGCCGCTGTGGGCGCGGGCCGCGCGCGCCGTGCTGCTGCCCGACCTGATCGCGTACTGGCTGACCGGGGAGCTGCGCACCGAGGTGACCAACGCCTCCACCACCGGGCTGCTCGACGCGCGCACCGGCACGTGGTCGCGGTCCCTGCACGAGCGCCTGGGCATCCCGGTCGGCCTGTTCCCGCCGCTGCAACGCCCCGGCGAGGTGCGCGGTCCCCTGCTCCCGGAGGTGGTCGCGGCCACCGGGCTGCCGCCGGGCGCGGTGGTGACCGCCGTCGGCTCGCACGACACCGCGTCGGCCGTGGTCGCCCTGCCCGCGAGCGGGCCGCGGTTCGCCTACGTGTCCAGCGGCACGTGGTCGCTGGCCGGCGTCGAACTGCCCGCCCCGGTGCTGACGGGGGAAGCGCGGCTGGCCAACGTCACCAACGAGGGCGGGGTCGACGGGCGGACGAGGTTCCTGCGCAACGTCGGCGGGCTGTGGCTGCTCCAGGAGTGCTCGCGCGCGTGGGGGTTCGGGCTGGACGCGGTGCTCGCCGAGGCCGAGGCGCTGCCCGCGGGCGGGCCGGTGGTCGACGTGGACGACCCGGCGTTCATCCCGCCGGGCGACATGCCGGACCGGATCGCCGCGGCGGCGGTGGCCGCGGGGCACCGGGCGCCGGCGAGCCCGGCGGAGACCGTGCGCTGCGTGCTGGACTCCCTGGCGGCGGCTTATGCCCGGACGGTGGAGCGGGTGGGCGGGCTGGCCGGGGTGGAGGTCGAGACGATCCACGTGGTGGGGGGTGGGTCGCGCAACGCGCTGCTGTGCCGGCTGACCGCCGAGCTGTCCGGGCGGGTGGTGGTGGCCGGGCCGGTGGAGGCCACGGCGTTGGGGAACGTGCTGGTGCAGGCGCGGGCGCACGGGGCCGTGCCGGGGTCGCTGGAGGAGGTGCGGGCGGGGTTGGCGCGGACCTGCCCGACCCGCCGGTTCACGCCGGGGGGCGGGTGA